From Salinicoccus roseus, one genomic window encodes:
- a CDS encoding valine--tRNA ligase, whose amino-acid sequence MEMSKKYDPKTVEEGKYEKWVEAGYFKSDASSDKPPYSIVIPPPNVTGKLHLGHAWDTTLQDIITRMKRMQGYEVLYLPGMDHAGIATQAKVEARLREQGVTRHELGREKFLERAWDWKEEYADFIRSQWEKLGLGLDYDKERFTMDEGLSKAVRKVFVDMYNKGMIYRGEYIINWDPATQTALSDIEVIHKEVEGNFYHVKYPLPDGNHLEIATTRPETMLGDTAIVVHPDDDRYKEYIGKTVTLPIMERELPIIADPYVDMEFGTGVMKVTPAHDPNDFVLGERHELKRINVMNEDGSMNDLAGRYAGMDRFECRKALVKDLEAESYLIKVEPHIHSVGHSERSGAVVEPYLSTQWFVKMDDLAKKSLDNQDSDNAINFVPERFDATFRRWMEDIRDWCISRQLWWGHQIPAWYHKDSGEMHVGMEPPADLDNWVQDEDVLDTWFSSALWPFSTMGWPEETEDLKKFFPTNVLVTGYDIIFFWVARMIFSSLEHTGENPFDDVLLHGLVRDEQNRKMSKSLGNGVDPMDVIEKYGADALRYFLSTGTTPGHDLRYSDEKVESVWNFINKIWNASRFSLMNIGEDFGMDDINLEGEKSLADEWILTRLNETIGNVTQLSERYEFGEAGRLLYNFIWDDFCDWYIEMAKVPMTEGTDAEKAMTRSVLLHTLDNILKMLHPFMPFVTEEIYQTIEPGRTIVTSEWAKAHTHLSNPTSEDAMALLVDIIKSVRQTRNEVNTPLSKPIDISIEVKDAARRELIENNRHYIERFCNPSSLEISSEIVSEEDVKTDVVNGATIILPLSGLIDMQEEIARLEGELKRLEGELKRVDGKLSNEKFVANAPADVVEKEKEKQIGYQSQFNEVRERLDNLKRKG is encoded by the coding sequence ATGGAAATGTCCAAGAAGTACGATCCAAAAACGGTTGAAGAAGGTAAATATGAAAAATGGGTGGAAGCCGGATATTTCAAGTCCGATGCGTCTTCAGACAAGCCGCCGTACTCCATCGTCATTCCGCCGCCGAATGTGACGGGGAAACTGCACCTCGGCCATGCCTGGGATACGACACTGCAGGATATCATCACGCGCATGAAGCGCATGCAGGGCTATGAGGTCCTCTACCTGCCCGGCATGGACCATGCAGGCATCGCTACACAGGCGAAGGTGGAAGCACGCCTGCGCGAGCAGGGCGTCACCCGTCATGAGCTCGGCAGGGAGAAGTTCCTTGAACGGGCATGGGACTGGAAGGAGGAGTATGCCGATTTCATCCGCAGCCAGTGGGAGAAGCTCGGCCTGGGCCTCGATTATGACAAGGAGCGCTTTACGATGGATGAAGGCCTGTCGAAAGCGGTGCGGAAGGTCTTCGTCGACATGTACAACAAGGGGATGATCTACCGCGGTGAATACATCATCAACTGGGACCCGGCAACACAGACTGCCCTGAGTGACATCGAGGTCATCCATAAGGAAGTTGAAGGGAACTTTTATCATGTGAAGTATCCGCTGCCGGACGGCAATCATCTTGAAATCGCAACGACACGTCCCGAGACGATGCTCGGTGATACGGCGATCGTCGTCCACCCCGACGATGACCGATACAAGGAGTACATCGGCAAGACCGTGACGCTGCCGATCATGGAACGCGAACTGCCGATTATCGCAGACCCGTATGTCGACATGGAATTCGGCACCGGTGTGATGAAGGTGACGCCGGCACACGACCCGAACGACTTCGTGCTTGGCGAACGCCATGAGCTGAAGCGAATCAATGTCATGAATGAGGACGGTTCGATGAACGACCTTGCAGGCAGATATGCAGGCATGGACCGTTTCGAATGCCGCAAGGCACTGGTCAAGGATCTCGAGGCGGAAAGCTACCTGATCAAGGTGGAGCCGCATATCCACTCGGTCGGACATTCCGAGCGCAGCGGAGCTGTCGTCGAGCCCTACCTGTCCACACAATGGTTCGTCAAGATGGACGACCTTGCCAAAAAGAGCCTGGACAATCAGGATTCCGATAATGCGATCAACTTCGTACCCGAGCGCTTCGATGCGACATTCCGCCGCTGGATGGAAGATATCCGCGACTGGTGCATTTCCCGCCAGCTCTGGTGGGGACACCAGATTCCGGCCTGGTATCATAAAGACTCCGGAGAGATGCATGTCGGCATGGAACCGCCGGCGGACTTAGACAACTGGGTCCAGGACGAAGATGTGCTGGATACATGGTTCTCAAGCGCACTATGGCCGTTTTCCACGATGGGGTGGCCTGAAGAGACGGAAGATCTGAAGAAGTTCTTCCCGACCAACGTACTTGTAACAGGGTACGACATCATCTTCTTCTGGGTGGCGCGGATGATCTTCTCCTCCCTTGAGCATACAGGTGAGAATCCGTTCGATGATGTACTGCTCCATGGTCTGGTGAGGGATGAGCAGAACCGGAAGATGTCCAAATCCCTCGGCAATGGTGTCGATCCGATGGATGTCATCGAAAAATACGGAGCAGATGCCCTGCGCTACTTCCTGTCCACAGGAACAACACCGGGACACGATCTCAGATATTCCGACGAAAAAGTCGAATCCGTCTGGAATTTCATCAATAAAATTTGGAACGCCTCGCGCTTCAGCCTGATGAATATCGGTGAGGACTTCGGCATGGACGACATCAATCTCGAAGGTGAAAAATCATTGGCCGACGAATGGATACTGACGCGGCTGAATGAAACGATCGGCAACGTCACCCAGCTGTCCGAACGCTACGAATTCGGTGAAGCAGGGCGTCTGCTGTACAACTTCATCTGGGATGACTTCTGTGACTGGTACATCGAAATGGCGAAAGTGCCGATGACTGAAGGTACTGATGCAGAGAAGGCGATGACACGCTCCGTGCTGCTTCATACACTGGACAATATACTGAAGATGCTCCATCCGTTCATGCCATTTGTGACGGAGGAGATCTACCAGACGATAGAGCCGGGCAGGACGATCGTCACAAGCGAGTGGGCGAAGGCGCATACACACCTCAGCAATCCGACTTCCGAGGATGCCATGGCACTGCTCGTCGACATCATCAAATCCGTCCGCCAGACGAGAAATGAAGTCAACACACCGCTGTCGAAGCCGATTGACATATCCATAGAAGTCAAGGACGCGGCACGTCGGGAACTCATCGAGAACAACAGGCACTACATCGAAAGGTTCTGCAACCCGTCGTCCCTCGAAATCTCTTCTGAGATCGTGTCTGAAGAGGATGTGAAGACGGATGTAGTGAACGGCGCGACCATCATACTGCCATTGTCCGGCCTGATAGATATGCAGGAGGAGATTGCACGCCTCGAAGGCGAGCTGAAGCGCCTTGAGGGTGAACTGAAACGTGTCGACGGCAAGCTCTCCAACGAAAAGTTCGTTGCGAACGCACCGGCGGATGTAGTGGAAAAGGAAAAAGAGAAACAGATCGGTTACCAGTCCCAGTTCAATGAAGTCAGGGAAAGGCTGGATAATCTGAAAAGAAAGGGATAG
- a CDS encoding bifunctional folylpolyglutamate synthase/dihydrofolate synthase produces the protein MSYQEGLNWIHERMKFGIKPGVRRMEWMLERLENPEQNINGIHVVGTNGKGSTVSYMRNALNHNGYTVGTFTSPYIETFNERISVDGTPIPDDDIVALVEIVKPVSEALEAETDLGTATEFEIITMMMFIYFGKMHSVDYVIVEAGLGAKNDSTNVFQPIMTVLTSIGLDHTSILGDSLLDIAKDKSGVIKPGIPLVFSIKDDVSREYIHKVLEENHAKGIELNRDIIMIPENGEFQFQYGTYDFQDIRLSMAGRHQKENASLAIAALIELHERGKAVLDWNLMIRAMEETTWPGRIETLSEDPLVIIDGAHNNEAVEALVETIGRQYPDREITVLFSAIEGKPLSTMVEKLEGIADAFSVTDFDFPKALPKEEIYDKVKHPNRSMVDDHIQFIEAFEGDILLVTGSLYFISEIKQHYNAKRR, from the coding sequence ATGAGCTACCAAGAAGGATTGAATTGGATTCATGAAAGAATGAAATTCGGCATCAAACCGGGTGTTCGCCGCATGGAGTGGATGCTTGAACGTCTGGAGAATCCGGAACAAAACATCAATGGCATACATGTAGTGGGCACCAACGGCAAGGGATCCACGGTGTCCTACATGCGGAATGCACTGAACCATAATGGCTACACTGTAGGGACGTTCACCTCTCCATACATCGAGACATTCAACGAACGGATTTCAGTGGACGGCACGCCGATACCGGATGATGACATCGTCGCTCTGGTCGAAATTGTCAAACCGGTGAGTGAAGCGCTGGAGGCCGAGACGGATCTCGGCACCGCAACAGAGTTTGAAATCATCACGATGATGATGTTCATCTATTTTGGAAAGATGCATTCGGTGGACTACGTGATCGTTGAGGCCGGGCTTGGTGCAAAGAACGATTCGACAAACGTATTCCAGCCGATCATGACGGTATTGACAAGCATCGGGCTTGATCATACGAGCATACTTGGGGACAGCCTGCTGGATATCGCCAAGGACAAGAGCGGCGTCATCAAGCCGGGGATCCCGCTCGTCTTCAGCATCAAGGATGATGTGTCGCGCGAATACATCCATAAGGTGCTTGAAGAGAATCATGCGAAGGGGATCGAACTGAACCGGGACATCATCATGATTCCCGAGAATGGCGAGTTCCAGTTCCAGTATGGCACCTATGATTTCCAGGACATCCGCCTGAGCATGGCAGGCAGGCATCAGAAAGAGAATGCCTCCCTCGCCATAGCTGCCCTGATCGAACTGCATGAAAGGGGGAAGGCCGTCCTCGACTGGAACCTGATGATCCGGGCCATGGAAGAGACCACATGGCCTGGACGCATCGAGACCTTGAGCGAAGATCCGCTGGTGATCATAGACGGCGCCCATAATAATGAAGCTGTCGAGGCCCTGGTGGAGACCATCGGCAGGCAGTATCCGGACAGGGAGATTACTGTGCTCTTCTCTGCGATAGAAGGGAAGCCGCTCTCTACGATGGTGGAGAAGCTTGAAGGGATTGCGGATGCGTTCAGCGTCACGGACTTCGATTTTCCGAAGGCGCTGCCGAAAGAGGAGATCTATGACAAGGTGAAGCATCCGAACCGGTCGATGGTGGATGACCACATCCAGTTCATTGAAGCGTTCGAGGGGGATATTCTGCTTGTGACGGGAAGCCTCTACTTCATCAGTGAAATCAAGCAGCACTACAATGCAAAAAGACGATGA